The Theropithecus gelada isolate Dixy chromosome 3, Tgel_1.0, whole genome shotgun sequence genomic sequence atatggattaattcatttaatatccAGGCTAAGACTGTTATGATCTCACATAACAGCTGAGGAAACCAAATTACAAGAAGGTTAAAGGGTTCGCCCAAGGCCTTCACCTGGCAAAGTAGTGGCGTTTGGATCTGGCACTGATTTCGCAGCTTGAGACCTATTTAATAACAGTGTGAGAGAAGGGTCACAGAGTCAAGCAAAGAAACAGACGAAACTCTGGTATAGCGAAGGACCAAAAGTTCTGCGGACTGAGCAGGAAAGTTGGTTCCAAatgtctgtctgcctgcctgccagCAGGCCTCCAGCCCCAACCTTCTGCTTTCCCGGCTTCCCCACCCCCTCATTCCCGAGAGCCCACAGCCAGCCAGCcaggaaaggaggggaaaggTCGCAGTGGGGATTGGCTCCTCCCTTCCCGTCCAACAGCTCTTGTTCAGCAGAGCCCGCCGAGCTCGCTGAGATGTGGAAAGTCACAGGGTTCTTTCCCATCTGGCACGGGAACTTGACCCGGGTACACGGAACCGCCAGTTCTAAAGCCACCAGTGGCCTTCCTTTCCGCGGCCTGTACATCCCTTCCTGGGTGTCCTCCCCATTCCCAGTGTCTCTCCGGGACTCTACTTTCGGAGATCCCCGGTTGCGTGCTCTCAAGACAGACCGCACAGTCTTGGCTGAGTGGGTGGGGGGTGCTTAGTAAGGCAGCCCAGCCCCCAAATCTGGGCATAAGCCTGGTCTGTGACCTCCTGGTTCTTTAGTTCAAGCCGAAAGCACCCTTAAAAATCATCtagcggccgggcacagtgactcacgcctgtagccccagcactttgggaggccgaggtgggaggatggcttgagatcaggagttcgagaccagcctgggcaacacaacaaggaaaaaaaaaaaaggaaaaaaacgaagaagaaaaaagtggccAATGTCTtcattatagatgagaaaactgaggcccattTAAATATCAAGTGACTTGCCCATATGCAGTTAGGATCCCACACCAGGGCCAGGAGTATTTCACGTTTTCTTAAACGACACGACAAACTCTCATAGAAAGTAGAGCTTGCAGAGCTTAATGTGGTGCACAAGGGCCTCATCATTCCAGCGATACCGATGGCAACTGAAACTCGGGATTTGGAATCTTGGTACGTCTATGAAGTGAAACAAAACCCGCTCTTCAGTCCTTGAAGAAAATAACGAGTGGGTAGGGGTCTGGTGCCCTCTGACAATTTAGCGCTTGCCGAAATCTCTGGGGAAGAACCCACCCTCCACTGCAGGGCTTCACCTACACGAAGGCCGTCGGTGATTTTCACCTACTGGGGACGAGGGATATGTGCTCTCTGACTCCTTCAAATGTTTTCTACAGCAGAGATGCTAGTCGAGATTAATACATACGCCTCGTCTCACTCCAGAACACAATGACTCAAAACCGCACGACGTGTACTTTTGGAAACAGCTCCGCGGGAGAGCACCTTGGACAGTCCCCAAACCCCTTCGCCCGCGGGGCGGGGCCGCGGACGTGCGTCCCGGCGTGTGCGCCCCGGCGCGTGCGTGCGGCCTCCAGTGCGCTTGCGCGTGCCCTCCGCGGGCGGGCCCGCGGCTATAAGGGGCGGAGGCTCGGTGGCTTTGCTCGGCGCTCTGCGGGTGACCGCGCTTTTGTCTTCAGTGAGTTTTGTGGCGGGAAGCTTCTGCGCTGCTGCTTAGTAACCGACTTTCCTCCCGACTCTTGCACGACCTCCTGCTACAGCCGGCGACCCACTCCCTGCTCTTCCTCCGGAGGTGAGCGGCCCGCGGGCTTCCCCGGCTCCCCACCCCCATCGCCAGAGTGCTGACTGGGCTAGCAGCCTCGCGTTCCAGGGCTGGGGGTGCGCCGCCGGGAGCCTCTCTcctcgccccccaccccccgccatcCGGGGTCCCCAGTCAGCCGTCAGCCCTGTTTTGTCCTGAGGTGGCGCTAACTAGGATCCACGTGGCCCATCCCATGCCCACCGGTGCTGAGTTAGGCGTCCCTGCCATGCCCTCCCAAAGCACCTTCACTATCTCCTTCCTGTCCCAACACTTAGCGTGTCGCGTGGTAACTACCCTTTGTCTATAAGGTTTTCCATGTGGCCCTAGTATATTCCAGGGTACCTAACACATTGAAGATATTCATGgtatgtttgttaaataaatgaatttgatagATTGGACCCTCGAAGAGTTATTTGGACTTGCAGAAAGTTTAGTTAACTCCAATCTGTGATGTGGGAGAGACCTCTAGGCAGGTTGCTTTCTCTAGGGCATGTTCTTATATTTCCCATTACCCACCACCCCCCTGCAAAAGGACTGGGCCTATTTCAGGAAAGTGACTGATACCTGCACTGTAGCACAGGGGTTGTGCATTGTTGTGCCTTGCAGGAACAAAGTTTTCAAGAAAGtaaaagtttgtttttgagacggagtttcgcttttgtcgcccaggctggagtgcaatggcgcgatcttggctcactgcaacctctgcctcccgggttcaagcgattctgcctcagcctcccgagtagctgggattacaggcatgtgccaccacgcccggctgatttttgtatttgtagtagagacagggtttcaccatgttggtcaggctggtctcgaactcctgacctcaggtgatccacccaaagtgctgggattacagacgtgagccaccgctcctggcctaagAAAGTCAGTGTTTTAAGAAGTGTTCTTGAATTAGTCCAAGAAGCAAGACTGGCTCCGTAGCCATGAAGTTTGCAATGTAAAATATTCTTGGAGAGTTGCTGTGCAAGAACATCCCCTGGTCCCTGTGCCCCGTGAGAGGACAGAAGAGTCAGGGCTGGATGCATGCATACCCCCAAAAGGCTATAGATTaatcctttcctctttttcctcaggGTTCAGAGGCCTTTCAGAAGGAGAAGGCAGCTGTGCTTCTCTGCAGAAGAGTAGGGTCCTTTCAGCCATGAAGCATATGTTGAACCTCTACCTCTTAGGTGTGGTGCTGACACTACTCTCCATCTTCGTTAGAGTGATGGAGTCCCTAGAGGGCTTACTAGAGAACCCATCGCCTGGGACCTCGTGGACCACCAGAAGCCAACTAGCCAACACAGAACCCACCAAGGGCCTTCCAGACCATCCATCCAGAAGCATGTGATAAGACCTCCTTCTGTGCTGGCCATATTTTGGAACACTGACCTACACATGTCCAGAAGGGAATCCCATTCCTAGCAGGCAGGCCGAGCACCAGTGTAACCAGAGAACTAATTATTACTAGGCCTTGAAGGACCTGCCTAACTGGATGCTCATTGCCTGGACAAGGCCTCTTTAGgccagtcgctcatgcctgtaatcctagcactttgggaggctgaggtgggtggatcacctgaggtcaggagttcgagaccagcctcgccaacatggcaaaaccccgtctctactaaaaatacaaaagttagctgggtgtggtggcagaggcctgtaatcccagctatttgggaggctgaggcaggagaattgcttgaacccaggggcagaggttatagtgagttgagatcgcactgctgtacccagcctgggccacagagcaaagactccatctcaaaaaaaaaaaaaaaaaagaaaaggactgtTTAATGCACTGCTGGGAATGGATTGCTTATGGCCGTGAGATAGGTTGATCTCGCCCTTACCTCGCAGAAGCTTACCCCAGGGTCTGGTGTATGCTGTGCTTATCTCAGCAGTATGGCTCTGACATCTCTTAGATGTCCCAACTTCAACTGTTGGGAGATGGTGATGTTTTCAACCCTGCTTCCTAAACATCTGCCAGGGATTCCTTTAGTCTTAAATGTCTTATGCTCAATGATTTGGTGTTCAGCCTCTCTTCCACAAGAACTCCTCCATGTTTGGATAGCAGTTGAAGAAGTGTGTGGGTGGGGTCTTGGGAGGGAGAGGATGGAGTGTGCAGTGCCCATTtctcattgttttacattttaaagtccTTCCTCCAACATAGTGTGTATTGGTCTGAAGGGGGAGGTGGGATACCAAAGCCTACTCAAGTTGTGGACATTGTGGCCACCATGTGGCTTAAATGattttttctaattaataaaGTGGAATATGTATTTCTACTGTGTGTCATGTTGACTTCTGCTCTTGAAATTTGTGGTAGGGAGGGTCTTAATTTCTAGACCTGAGGTTTAACATCTCAATACTTTGGAGCAGGAAAGTGCTTAAATCACTttgtttaaaacataattatcaaTAGACCTCTGAAGTTGGGGCAGAGGCAGTTGGGTCTGCCCTGTATCAACCAGCTGTGTGAGCCTAGGCCACGACTATTGCAGGCCTGTCATGACTAGATctgtaaagaagaaaagtgatCACCACTTCCAGTCCCTCTCCTTGAGTCTCTGGGACGAAGAGGACTGTCAGTCCAGGAGGCCATGAGCTTTTTCTTCTGTACTCTTCAGCATGTTTCATCCACCAAAAAGTATGCTTAATTCGGATTGTTCTCAAAGTCAGTTGGTAAAGTGTCTACACCACACAGATGATTATTTCTGCCCTCCCAGATCTAAGCAACTTGGCCTTTACTCAAAGTTggagggattttttgttttgttttgttttattttgtttttttcttatatccACCACGCTTGTACTCCCTGTCCCATGTACAGTTGTATTCACTCCTCTGCCTGTGACAATATAGTTACACTCCCATCTGGGCATGTGCATCATTGTATTAATTTGATTTACTTTTGCTAAAACGAAACAATGGAGTATAGTGTCTTCTGTTAAGCCAGTTTTGCTTCCTGAGTGTTCTTAAAGAGTCACTATCCTAGAAGCCTGTGGGCTAAGCATCATTTTcatttattgcactgtggttgtCACTAGTGTTATTTATCAAGTATTTCCAGTTTCCCACCTTCTGGGTACATGGTAAGTTGGTTCCCTTGTGGCTGGCGGGGTTTATATGACTATTACTTTGTTAGCATAGTACTactctcaaaaatatatttggcTTTTTCTCTCTGGTTTCAGAGTTTCATATGCCAGTAGTTACCCTCTTCTAGTCGTATTTCTTATATTTGATATGTTTTCTTATTCTCATGCCTCTAATTTGGGGTATTTTTGAACCTTCAATTGAAGAGCCTATACCTTAAGTCTCTCCTCCAAGTGGTTTAGTTTAATTGAAGTGAtctgtgtgccaccacccccttGTGGTTGGATGGGGCCATGTCattagttctggccaatgagctGTGAGTGGTAGTGGCTTGCGTTATTTCTATGTGAGAGCATTTCAGTGCTGGAGAAATCTGCGGGGCCCTCTTTTTCCCTCTGTGCAGTGACCAGCAATGCTTCCTATGGAACTGTTCATTAGTGTAGGTCCTGGAATGAGGATGCCATGGCGCAGGGCCCTTAATCTGTCCAATCTGACAGGCCCAGTAAAAGGACTGGGCCTGTTTCAGGAAGGTGACTGATACCTGCACCATAGCACAGGAATTGTGCTACTGATATCTGGGGGTTTTGTTAACTAAAGTATAACTTAACCTATTCTGACTGGTACATTGTGTACAGCACCAATTGGATGCCAGGCATCAGCTAATACCTCATCGCTACCTCCCTCAACATGAACACAAGGTAGTGGGAGGAAAGCATGTGAACAAATAATGTGTCATGGTTTTGTGATAGAAATATGTATACAGGATAGTGGGTACATAAAGTTATTTGTAGGCTGGAGAGGGGTGTTCAGGAAAGGCTTCTTAGAGGATCTCAACCACTACCTGCCTCAAAATGTACACAAGGTAGTGGGGGGAAAGCATGTGAACAAATAACATGTCATGGTTTTGTGATAGGAATATGTATACAGGCTAGTGGGTACATAAAGTTATTTGTAGGCAGGAGAGGGATGTTCAGGAAAAGCTTCTTAGAggatctcaattttttaaaatgcgtAGGTTGTAGGCCTGCTGGCCAACTTAGGAAAAGGTGTCTCAGTGGAGGGAACAATGGGAGCAAAGGCATGGAGATGAGCCTATGCACAGCTCATTTAGAAAACTGCAAGtacaggccaggcccagtggctcacgcctgtaatcccagcactttgggaggcctaggcgggtggatcacctgaggtcaggagtttgtgaccagcctggtcaacatggtgaaactccatctctattaaaaatacaaaaaattagccgggcgtggtggcaggtgcctgaaatcccagctactcagggggctgaggtaagagaatcacttaaatttgggggtcagaggttgcagtgagccgagatgcgccattgcactccagcctgtgcaacaagagcaaaactccatctcaaaactgcaagtacaggccaggcacagtggctcatacttgtaaccccagcactttgggaggctgaggcaggaggattgcttgagcccaggagtttaagaccagcctggggaacagagcaagacccccgtctctattaaaaaaataataattaaaaaaaatttttttccattcaggGTCTCtttccgttgcccaggctggagtgcagtggtgggatcttggttcactgcaacctccatctcccgggctcaagcaagtctcctgtctcagcctccccagtagctgggactacaggtgcacgccacatgcccagctaatttttgtattttttgtagagatggagtttcaccatgttacccagactgtcctcaaacccctggactcaagtgatccacccgccttggcctcccaaagtgctgggattataggtgtgagccaccgcaccctgccagcACCCCCGCCAACATTTTTTTAAacgttagctgggcatagtggcacatgcctgtagtcctagctgccaacgaggctgaagtggaggatcatttgagctcaggagtttgaggctgcagtgagccacgatcatgccactgtgctccagcttaggtgacagaactagaccctgtctcttaaaaaattaaggctgggcacggtggctcacgcctgtaatcccagcactttgggaggccgaggcaggtagatcatttgagatcaggagttctagaccagcctgaccaatatggtgaaaccccgtttccactaaaaatacaaaaattagctgggcatggtggcgggcatctgtagtcccagctactggggaggctgagacaggagaattgcttgaacctgggaggcagaggttgcagtgagccgaaatcgtgccactgcactccagcctgggtggcagagtgagactccatctcaaaataaataaatagtaattaataaataatttttcaaagtacAAGTACAAATTTTAAATCTCTTACTAGCTTGTGGCCTGAACTCTAGTGCCACCTAGTGGACGCTAAAGAAGGAACTATTTTATATACTGTATGCTGTGTAATGCTTTCTGAACTTGAATGACTGTGCCTCTGAAGCTTAAGATAACTATAAGAATGTTAAGGGCTGGAAGATAAGATCTATCCCAGCACTGTccaataaaaacataatacaaGCCACatgta encodes the following:
- the HILPDA gene encoding hypoxia-inducible lipid droplet-associated protein; its protein translation is MKHMLNLYLLGVVLTLLSIFVRVMESLEGLLENPSPGTSWTTRSQLANTEPTKGLPDHPSRSM